Proteins found in one Sporosarcina jeotgali genomic segment:
- a CDS encoding SPFH domain-containing protein, with the protein MWIAIAIAVFVVLAVILVYVTKYRTVGPDEALIVTGSYIGTKNVHTDDSGNKVKIIRGGGTFVLPVFQQAAPLSLLSSKLEVTTPEVYTEQGVPVMADGTAIIKIGGSISEIATAAEQFLGKSKEDRENEAKEVLEGHLRSILGSMTVEEIYKNRDKFSQEVQRVASQDLAKMGLVIVSFTIKDVRDKNGYLDSLGKPRIAQVKRDADIATAISEKETRIKNAEASKEAQKAEIERATEIAEAEKENQLKVAEYRLEQDAARARADQAYELQTARSKQEVMEQEMQIRIIERQKQIELEEKEIQRRERQYDSEVKKKADADRYAIEQNAAADKSRQLAEADAEKYRIEARAAADAEKVRLDGTARADSQRAQGESEADIIRLKGLAEAEAKRKIAEAFEHYGQAAMLDMIVGMLPEYAKQVASPLANIDKITVVDTGSGEGGGANKVTGYATDLMATMQESLGATTGLNIKEMLESYAGKGTLRPSLDNLAEELKKPRSPLAASTEESATDEASGKE; encoded by the coding sequence ATGTGGATTGCCATTGCAATCGCGGTATTTGTTGTATTAGCTGTAATCCTTGTGTACGTGACGAAATACCGTACTGTAGGACCGGATGAGGCATTAATTGTAACAGGAAGCTATATTGGGACGAAGAATGTCCATACTGACGACTCCGGAAACAAAGTCAAAATTATACGCGGAGGCGGTACGTTCGTCTTGCCGGTATTCCAACAGGCAGCGCCACTAAGTCTGCTTTCCAGTAAATTGGAAGTAACGACGCCTGAAGTGTACACAGAGCAAGGGGTTCCAGTCATGGCAGATGGGACAGCAATCATTAAGATAGGCGGATCAATCTCTGAAATCGCTACAGCTGCCGAACAATTCCTAGGGAAATCGAAAGAAGACCGGGAGAATGAAGCGAAGGAAGTGCTGGAAGGTCATTTACGTTCTATCTTAGGGTCAATGACAGTCGAAGAAATATACAAAAACCGTGACAAATTCTCTCAAGAAGTACAGCGTGTAGCGTCACAAGATCTTGCCAAAATGGGATTAGTCATCGTATCGTTCACGATTAAAGACGTTCGTGATAAAAACGGATACCTCGATTCCCTAGGTAAGCCGCGTATCGCACAAGTGAAGCGGGATGCCGATATTGCAACTGCCATTTCGGAAAAAGAAACGCGGATTAAGAACGCTGAGGCTTCTAAAGAAGCGCAAAAAGCTGAAATTGAGCGTGCGACTGAAATTGCAGAAGCCGAAAAAGAAAACCAATTGAAAGTTGCGGAGTACCGTTTGGAGCAAGATGCAGCCCGTGCCCGTGCCGACCAAGCGTACGAATTGCAAACAGCCCGTTCCAAGCAGGAAGTTATGGAACAAGAAATGCAAATCCGCATCATCGAGCGTCAGAAACAAATTGAACTTGAAGAAAAAGAGATTCAACGCCGTGAACGTCAATACGATTCTGAAGTTAAGAAAAAGGCAGATGCGGACCGTTATGCAATTGAGCAAAATGCAGCAGCTGATAAGTCCCGCCAGCTTGCTGAAGCGGATGCTGAGAAATACCGCATTGAAGCCCGTGCAGCTGCAGACGCTGAAAAAGTTCGTTTAGACGGTACGGCACGTGCGGATTCCCAGCGGGCCCAAGGTGAATCTGAAGCGGATATCATCCGTCTTAAAGGTCTCGCGGAAGCAGAAGCGAAGCGCAAAATTGCAGAAGCATTTGAACATTATGGTCAGGCAGCAATGCTTGATATGATTGTCGGCATGCTACCGGAATACGCGAAACAAGTTGCAAGTCCACTTGCGAATATCGATAAGATTACAGTTGTGGACACAGGCAGCGGAGAAGGCGGCGGTGCCAATAAAGTAACTGGCTACGCAACGGATCTTATGGCTACGATGCAGGAATCGCTTGGCGCAACAACAGGTCTTAACATTAAAGAAATGCTGGAAAGTTACGCAGGCAAAGGGACATTGCGCCCGAGCCTCGATAATCTTGCAGAAGAACTCAAGAAACCACGTTCGCCACTTGCAGCATCTACAGAAGAATCCGCAACTGATGAAGCTTCGGGTAAAGAGTAA
- a CDS encoding DUF47 domain-containing protein produces the protein MFSPRKTDPFFAALLTIAEHVQEAMHYANDYKVTSVADLKEVSIRLKKYETDGDDLIHELISKLNTSFMTPIEREDILQLAIKMDDILDGIEHFAANLEMFSLIEIDEYVQTFMDNIVKSSDEIVKAMKLLERRKLVEMRDHAVTIKEYERICDEVLRTSIKQLFIRETDPIRIIQFKDIYELLEDIADYCQDVANTIETIIMRNA, from the coding sequence ATGTTCAGTCCAAGAAAAACAGATCCTTTTTTTGCAGCGTTGCTGACAATTGCAGAACACGTGCAAGAAGCGATGCATTACGCAAATGATTATAAAGTGACATCCGTTGCAGACTTAAAAGAAGTCAGCATTCGTTTAAAGAAATATGAGACGGATGGGGACGACCTGATTCACGAGCTGATTTCAAAGTTGAACACTTCGTTCATGACACCTATTGAACGTGAGGACATTTTACAGCTTGCTATTAAAATGGACGATATTTTAGACGGAATCGAACATTTCGCCGCTAATTTAGAAATGTTTTCATTGATAGAAATCGATGAATACGTTCAGACATTCATGGATAACATCGTGAAAAGTTCTGACGAAATTGTAAAAGCTATGAAGTTGTTAGAACGCAGAAAACTTGTAGAAATGCGCGATCATGCCGTTACCATCAAAGAATACGAACGAATTTGTGATGAAGTGCTGCGTACTTCCATTAAACAATTATTCATTCGCGAAACGGATCCAATCCGCATCATCCAATTTAAAGATATATACGAACTGCTGGAAGATATCGCAGATTACTGCCAGGACGTCGCCAACACGATTGAGACGATCATCATGCGTAACGCGTAA
- a CDS encoding inorganic phosphate transporter, which produces MDTVLLLTILIVVCALAFDFINGFHDTANAIATSVSTRALKPRVAILLAATMNFAGALTFTGVAKTISKDIVDPFTLENGSLVILAALLSAIIWNLVTWYFGIPSSSSHALIGSIAGAAISAAGFGILNYTGFIKIMEALLISPVIAIVGGFIVMNILRAVLKNRNLFKANKRIRYLQILTAAIQSFTHGTNDAQKAMGIITMALIAADLQTGDDIQMWVRIAAATSMGIGTSIGGYKIIKTVGGKIMKIRPIHGAAADLNSAAIIFGATLLHLPVSTTHVISSSIMGVGSAQRVKGVKWGTAKKIVITWVITMPISALVAAVLYQLLALFS; this is translated from the coding sequence ATGGATACAGTATTGCTTTTAACGATTTTGATCGTAGTTTGTGCACTTGCATTTGATTTCATCAACGGCTTCCATGATACAGCGAATGCAATTGCCACTTCTGTCTCAACGCGCGCGCTTAAGCCCCGTGTTGCCATTTTACTAGCAGCAACGATGAACTTTGCGGGTGCATTAACGTTTACCGGAGTCGCAAAAACCATTTCAAAAGACATCGTCGATCCATTCACACTGGAGAATGGATCGCTCGTCATTTTAGCCGCTCTTCTGTCTGCGATTATTTGGAACTTAGTAACTTGGTATTTCGGTATACCTTCAAGTTCATCACATGCTTTAATCGGTTCAATTGCAGGTGCTGCAATTTCAGCGGCTGGATTTGGAATTTTGAACTATACTGGTTTCATAAAGATTATGGAAGCACTTCTAATTTCACCGGTCATTGCCATTGTCGGCGGATTCATCGTCATGAATATCCTGCGTGCTGTACTGAAAAACCGAAATTTGTTTAAAGCAAACAAACGAATCCGGTATTTGCAGATTCTCACTGCGGCCATCCAATCGTTTACGCACGGAACAAACGATGCTCAGAAAGCGATGGGAATTATAACGATGGCTCTCATTGCTGCAGACCTTCAAACAGGCGATGATATTCAAATGTGGGTCCGCATTGCAGCTGCAACGTCAATGGGTATCGGGACATCAATCGGCGGCTATAAAATCATTAAAACCGTCGGCGGTAAAATCATGAAAATCCGGCCGATTCACGGCGCTGCTGCCGATTTGAACTCAGCGGCGATTATTTTCGGTGCCACGCTGCTTCACTTGCCCGTCTCGACAACACATGTCATCTCTTCTTCCATTATGGGAGTAGGCTCTGCGCAACGTGTAAAAGGCGTCAAATGGGGCACTGCAAAGAAGATTGTCATCACTTGGGTGATCACAATGCCGATCTCTGCATTGGTAGCTGCAGTGCTGTATCAATTGCTGGCCTTGTTTTCCTAA
- a CDS encoding cold-shock protein — translation MEHGKVKWFNAEKGYGFIEREDGDDVFVHFSAIQGEGFKTLEEGQDVTFEIEQGQRGLQATNVEKN, via the coding sequence ATGGAACATGGTAAAGTAAAATGGTTTAACGCAGAAAAAGGTTACGGCTTCATCGAACGCGAAGATGGCGATGACGTATTCGTTCACTTCTCAGCAATCCAAGGCGAAGGCTTCAAGACTCTTGAAGAAGGCCAGGATGTAACTTTCGAAATCGAGCAAGGCCAACGCGGTCTTCAAGCTACAAACGTTGAAAAGAACTAA
- a CDS encoding MMPL family transporter, with protein sequence MKAFSGFVAARYKWIIAFWLLMLVGFAIFAIRLPGLLEGDGFRMDGEQEDVSKTLTQDFDQPDETMFLVFEGKTDDEISDALTSIEKLDIAKDIISPLDESGQYKNDISYAMLQFDDSESDKSGLVTEIRTTVGTDDGITLTGQSPITKDINAASQKDLMVAEAIGLPIALIVLLFAFGTVVASIVPLLIGAATIVTSFGILALFGQKVDLSIFVLNIIPMLGLALSIDFALLFISRYREERKIQSIPEAVRTTIETAGRSIIFSAFCVFIGLGAMLLIRVDIFQNIALGGMIVVSMAVLASITLLPSVLLVLKERIDKWKVLRVKTETDRWRTFAEGVIKRPVLITIAALVILGIALIPVRNMTLTIPQIDSLPLSYDTRSAYEHMEDAFGMRNESTAFVIAERPGGWEDEDGLNALKEVQDALEKDPLTGKVTTVFSESGIGQPEDFAQALQLPEQSAQLQPLLDAFIEKDQLMIPVTLEADGASSEAQKWARNWSEKETPWNLQIGGEAKFNQEIFDEIADNIVFALLIIIVSTFIILMIAFRSLLIPLKAILMNIIGLSASFGLLVYIFQYGHFGLHPGTIALIIPVIVFSLVFGLSMDYEVFLISRMQESYLATGDNDKSTVEGLASTSKVITSAALIMIVLTGAFAFTDVMPVKQIGVGIAIAVAIDATIIRLLLVPSLMKLFGDWNWWLPFRKKN encoded by the coding sequence ATGAAAGCATTTTCCGGCTTCGTCGCCGCCCGGTATAAGTGGATCATCGCCTTCTGGCTCCTGATGCTAGTCGGCTTTGCTATTTTTGCTATCCGCCTCCCAGGCCTTCTAGAAGGTGATGGATTCCGAATGGACGGAGAACAAGAAGACGTCTCTAAGACGTTGACACAAGACTTTGATCAGCCTGACGAAACCATGTTTCTCGTCTTCGAAGGGAAAACAGACGACGAGATTTCAGATGCCCTAACCTCTATCGAAAAGCTCGATATCGCGAAAGATATCATTTCACCATTGGATGAATCAGGCCAATACAAGAACGATATCTCATATGCGATGCTTCAATTTGACGATAGTGAAAGCGACAAATCCGGTCTTGTCACTGAAATTCGTACAACGGTTGGAACAGATGACGGCATCACTCTAACTGGACAATCGCCGATTACCAAAGATATAAATGCAGCCAGTCAAAAAGATTTAATGGTCGCAGAAGCAATCGGTCTGCCGATCGCACTCATTGTACTCCTATTTGCATTCGGCACAGTAGTCGCTTCGATAGTTCCTTTACTTATCGGAGCAGCTACCATCGTGACATCGTTCGGGATACTCGCATTGTTCGGCCAAAAAGTGGATCTGTCCATCTTTGTACTGAATATCATTCCGATGCTTGGACTCGCACTCAGTATCGATTTTGCTCTTTTATTCATCAGCCGGTATCGGGAAGAACGTAAAATCCAGTCGATCCCTGAAGCAGTTCGCACCACTATTGAAACCGCTGGACGCTCTATTATTTTTTCAGCTTTTTGTGTATTTATTGGCCTTGGTGCGATGTTGCTCATTCGAGTGGATATCTTCCAAAACATAGCGCTTGGCGGCATGATTGTCGTTTCAATGGCTGTTCTTGCTTCGATTACGTTATTGCCTTCGGTACTACTGGTCCTGAAAGAACGGATTGACAAATGGAAAGTTCTTCGAGTTAAAACTGAAACAGACCGCTGGCGCACTTTTGCAGAGGGTGTCATTAAGCGTCCAGTCCTGATTACGATTGCAGCACTCGTGATACTTGGAATTGCGCTGATTCCCGTCCGCAATATGACGTTGACAATTCCTCAGATTGACTCTCTGCCTCTTTCCTATGACACGCGTTCTGCCTATGAACATATGGAAGACGCTTTCGGGATGCGGAACGAATCTACCGCATTTGTCATTGCCGAGCGTCCGGGCGGCTGGGAAGATGAAGACGGATTGAATGCCCTGAAAGAAGTACAAGATGCACTCGAAAAAGATCCACTCACTGGTAAAGTGACGACGGTTTTCTCTGAAAGCGGGATCGGCCAGCCTGAAGATTTTGCTCAAGCCCTTCAGCTGCCCGAGCAATCTGCACAGTTGCAGCCTTTGCTCGATGCGTTTATCGAAAAAGACCAGCTCATGATTCCTGTAACGCTTGAAGCAGACGGGGCATCCAGTGAAGCGCAGAAATGGGCACGAAATTGGTCTGAAAAAGAGACTCCGTGGAATTTACAAATCGGAGGGGAAGCAAAATTCAACCAAGAAATATTCGATGAAATTGCAGATAATATTGTCTTTGCTCTGCTCATTATCATCGTATCGACGTTCATTATCCTAATGATTGCGTTCCGTTCACTCCTTATTCCGTTGAAAGCGATTCTTATGAATATTATTGGACTGTCCGCATCATTCGGACTGCTCGTCTATATTTTCCAATACGGTCATTTCGGACTTCATCCTGGTACGATTGCATTGATCATTCCCGTTATCGTATTCAGCCTTGTGTTCGGATTAAGTATGGACTACGAAGTCTTTTTAATCTCCCGTATGCAAGAATCTTATTTAGCAACGGGTGACAATGACAAATCGACGGTCGAAGGTCTTGCTTCAACAAGTAAAGTCATCACCTCCGCCGCGCTCATCATGATTGTGCTGACAGGTGCATTCGCATTTACGGATGTTATGCCAGTAAAGCAAATTGGTGTTGGCATTGCGATTGCGGTAGCGATTGATGCGACCATTATCCGTTTGCTGCTCGTTCCAAGCCTTATGAAACTGTTCGGAGACTGGAATTGGTGGCTGCCGTTTCGCAAGAAGAATTAA